A single Rhipicephalus microplus isolate Deutch F79 unplaced genomic scaffold, USDA_Rmic scaffold_17, whole genome shotgun sequence DNA region contains:
- the LOC142785016 gene encoding uncharacterized protein LOC142785016, with protein MQMVRYVIAHLLLPALAHAVAPAEHGFSCPGSDEGSACPLPIVKCLARPEEGLWAAELNQAWTVASSSTSTSPTPIKEQGPSTERCGLGVCATARITNQFAPAMQVGEPYVVFSKRSGNYFLVQLPSPHCCMVIIAECVHVIRALLILAGDVETNPGPSNISENLLAELRKLSTGQTQLIAEVQGLKSQLGNTDKTIGELNKRLSDLESHYQSLVPLRKEIEVLRVNTEQTSCRIFALEARIDDAENRSRRNNLIFYGIPDPSASETFSESERLVMNLCRDNLQVHLEPRDIERAHRLGRHSPERSRPIIVKIALHKTKTAILSNGRKLKGTSYGIGEDFSRSVQNARKQLIAFARSNNKPFSMHFKTLHMNQKRYIFDAESNTVKELS; from the coding sequence atgcagatggtccgttacgtcatcgctcatctgctgctacctgcgcttgcgcatgcggtagcgccggcggaacatggcttcagctgtcctggaagcgacgaaggcagcgcatgccctctgcctatcgtcaaatgcctggctcgaccagaagagggactctgggcagctgagctcaaccaagcctggacggttgcatcatcatcgacatccacgagcccgacacctataaaagaacaaggaccttcaacggagcgctgtgggcttggtgtctgtgccactgcacggatcactaatcaattcgctcccgctatgcagGTTGGTGAGCCCTACGTTGTCTTTTCGAAAAGATCTGGTAATTACTTTCTGGTACAGCTGCCAAGCCCGCATTGCTGTATGGTTATTATTGCCGAGTGTGTCCATGTAATTCGTGCACTACTAATTCTAGCTGGAGAtgttgaaactaaccctggccctTCAAATATCTCTGAGAACCTTCTTGCTGAATTGCGTAAGCTATCTACAGGTCAAACACAACTAATTGCAGAAGTACAGGGCTTGAAGTCTCAGCTCGGTAACACCGATAAAACAATTGGCGAACTGAACAAAAGATTATCAGACCTTGAAAGTCATTATCAGTCTCTGGTACCACTTCGAAAAGAAATAGAAGTCCTGCGCGTTAACACGGAGCAGACCTCCTGCAGAATCTTTGCACTAGAAGCCCGTATTGATGACGCTGAAAATCGCTCAAGGCGAAACAACCTAATATTTTACGGTATCCCGGACCCTTCCGCATCTGAAACATTTTCTGAATCGGAGCGGCTGGTAATGAATCTTTGCCGGGACAACCTACAGGTTCACTTAGAACCAAGAGATATCGAACGCGCGCATCGTCTCGGTCGACATTCACCTGAACGCTCCCGGCCCATAATCGTGAAGATTGCTCTGCACAAGACAAAAACTGCAATATTATCGAATGGTCGCAAGCTTAAGGGGACAAGTTACGGCATAGGTGAAGACTTCTCACGCTCAGTCCAAAATGCTAGAAAACAACTAATTGCTTTTGCGAGAAGTAACAACAAGCCATTTTCAATGcacttcaaaacactgcacatgaaTCAGAAGCGCTACATTTTCGACGCCGAATCAAACACCGTCAAAGAACTATCGTAG